A single genomic interval of Agarivorans aestuarii harbors:
- the wecB gene encoding non-hydrolyzing UDP-N-acetylglucosamine 2-epimerase: MTQKKILTVFGTRPEAIKMAPLVHALASDERFEAKCCVTAQHREMLDQVLELFDITPDFDLNLMKAGQTLNDVTARVIQELKPVLQEFKPDAVLVHGDTATTFAASLAAYYEQIEVGHVEAGLRTGDIYSPWPEEANRRLTGVLAKYHFAPTEISKENLLCENFTPDDIHVTGNTVIDALFMVKDKIKSDNDLNAALAAQFPFLDDRKKLILVTGHRRESFGGGFERICEALAITAKAHPETQILYPMHLNPNVREPVNRILVGIENIYLIEPQQYLPFVYLMSRADIILTDSGGIQEEAPSLGKPVLVMRDTTERPEAVEAGTVKLVGTDVDAIVSNLNELLSNETAYQTMSFAHNPYGDGKACERILNELVD; this comes from the coding sequence ATGACTCAAAAAAAAATTCTCACAGTTTTTGGCACGCGCCCAGAAGCGATCAAGATGGCGCCTCTAGTTCACGCTCTCGCATCAGATGAACGCTTCGAAGCAAAATGCTGTGTAACCGCACAGCACAGAGAAATGCTAGACCAGGTCTTAGAGTTATTCGACATTACACCGGATTTTGACCTCAATCTCATGAAAGCGGGCCAAACACTCAATGATGTGACCGCGCGTGTTATTCAAGAACTAAAACCAGTATTACAAGAATTTAAACCTGATGCTGTTCTAGTTCATGGCGACACAGCAACAACTTTTGCAGCGAGTTTGGCTGCTTACTATGAGCAAATTGAAGTGGGGCATGTAGAAGCAGGACTGAGGACAGGTGATATTTATTCTCCATGGCCAGAAGAAGCAAACCGTCGTTTGACGGGGGTGTTGGCCAAGTACCACTTTGCACCAACCGAAATATCTAAAGAGAATCTGTTGTGTGAAAACTTTACGCCGGACGATATTCACGTAACAGGAAACACCGTTATTGATGCGCTATTCATGGTGAAAGACAAAATCAAATCAGACAATGATTTGAATGCGGCATTAGCCGCTCAGTTTCCATTTTTAGATGACAGGAAGAAATTAATCTTAGTCACGGGGCATCGCAGAGAGAGCTTTGGCGGAGGGTTCGAGCGAATTTGTGAAGCATTAGCAATCACAGCAAAAGCGCATCCTGAAACTCAAATACTGTACCCTATGCACCTAAACCCAAATGTACGCGAGCCAGTAAATCGTATTTTAGTGGGTATTGAGAATATCTACCTTATTGAGCCTCAACAGTACTTACCGTTTGTTTACTTAATGAGCCGTGCGGACATTATTCTCACCGACTCAGGCGGTATACAAGAAGAAGCTCCGTCGCTTGGCAAACCTGTGCTGGTTATGCGGGATACTACAGAGCGCCCAGAGGCGGTCGAGGCTGGTACTGTTAAGTTGGTTGGAACGGATGTAGACGCAATCGTTAGTAATTTAAATGAATTACTGTCAAACGAGACAGCTTATCAAACGATGAGTTTTGCCCATAACCCATACGGTGACGGTAAAGCCTGTGAAAGAATTTTGAACGAATTAGTAGATTAA
- the wecA gene encoding UDP-N-acetylglucosamine--undecaprenyl-phosphate N-acetylglucosaminephosphotransferase codes for MSTFILSLMVAFLGTYSAIKVLKPIAIKHELVDKPNERKLHVGAIPLIGGLAVYVGFVLSLLVIAQGYDISFKYFLLASGGILLVGMLDDKYDLSVRLRMFCQIVAASVMMFASGDRIENLGNLLVMGDIHLGWAAVPFTYLAIMGAINAYNMVDGIDGLVGGVTFTSMLSLSLLFILEGFVLESWIALCLVVALIPYLIFNLTRADNPKRSKIFMGDAGSMFVGLSVVWLLAIGSQGEAPAFKPVTALWVIAIPLMDMAGVMIRRKRKGQSPFKPDRDHLHHIFMRAGFTSRQTLICITLLSFSISMVGVLLNCVNAPDWLSFGLFLVVFSGYLMALKHVWRLLKAFRRVTVYRRVRRVNQRKLSRTK; via the coding sequence ATGAGTACCTTTATTTTGTCTTTAATGGTTGCTTTTTTAGGTACCTACAGCGCGATTAAAGTACTAAAGCCAATTGCGATTAAGCACGAGTTAGTAGACAAACCCAACGAGCGAAAGCTGCACGTAGGCGCAATACCGCTAATTGGTGGGCTAGCTGTTTATGTGGGCTTTGTATTGTCTTTATTGGTTATAGCCCAAGGCTACGACATTTCGTTTAAGTACTTTTTATTAGCCTCTGGCGGCATATTGTTAGTAGGCATGCTAGACGACAAATACGACCTTAGTGTTCGCCTAAGAATGTTCTGCCAAATAGTTGCGGCCAGCGTAATGATGTTTGCTAGCGGCGACCGTATAGAAAACCTGGGCAACTTATTGGTAATGGGCGATATTCACCTAGGCTGGGCTGCTGTACCGTTCACTTACTTGGCAATTATGGGCGCGATTAATGCTTACAACATGGTTGATGGCATAGATGGCCTTGTGGGCGGGGTTACCTTTACTAGTATGTTGTCTTTATCACTGCTGTTTATACTAGAAGGCTTTGTGCTGGAATCTTGGATAGCGCTTTGCCTTGTGGTAGCGCTAATCCCTTACCTTATTTTTAACTTAACCAGAGCGGATAACCCCAAACGCAGCAAAATATTTATGGGCGACGCAGGCTCAATGTTTGTAGGTTTAAGCGTGGTTTGGTTACTAGCTATAGGCTCGCAAGGCGAAGCCCCAGCCTTTAAACCAGTAACAGCCTTATGGGTTATTGCTATACCGCTAATGGATATGGCAGGGGTAATGATTAGGCGCAAGCGCAAGGGGCAATCACCTTTTAAGCCAGACCGCGACCACTTGCACCACATTTTTATGCGCGCAGGCTTTACATCAAGGCAAACGCTTATTTGTATAACCCTACTCAGCTTTAGTATCTCAATGGTTGGCGTGTTATTAAACTGCGTAAATGCACCTGATTGGTTGTCATTCGGTTTATTTTTAGTGGTGTTTAGCGGGTATTTAATGGCGCTAAAGCATGTATGGCGCTTACTAAAAGCATTCAGGCGGGTTACAGTTTATAGACGGGTGCGACGAGTTAATCAACGAAAACTTTCTAGAACGAAATAG
- a CDS encoding Wzz/FepE/Etk N-terminal domain-containing protein gives MTQQVQQHQAYPPAYFEQAAEDEIDLRELFAVIWRGKWLIIACTAVFAIGAVIFAINQPNIYRANALLAASNQESNKLSGMASQFGGLASLAGINLNAGGGTDQTTLAIEVLKSRQFFKEFLDKYQIKADLMAAQDWNPVSGELSYNPEVYDAQANLWKREVKAPKQAEPSMQESHKVFAKVLSVTTNKETGLVTIAAEHISPKVAQQWVNWLVKDINQVMQQRSQQETLANINYLKEQLEKTSVAQMQTVFYQLIEEQTKTLMLAEANDDFVFKIVDPAVVAEQKVKPKRALICMLGTLLGGMLGVMIVLVRHFAKGGDNAE, from the coding sequence ATGACTCAACAAGTGCAACAACATCAAGCATATCCACCGGCTTATTTCGAACAAGCCGCAGAAGATGAAATTGATCTGCGCGAACTGTTCGCAGTTATTTGGCGCGGCAAATGGCTAATTATTGCTTGTACTGCTGTGTTTGCGATTGGCGCGGTGATATTTGCGATAAACCAACCAAATATCTACCGAGCAAATGCATTACTAGCTGCATCTAATCAAGAGAGCAACAAACTTAGTGGTATGGCGTCTCAGTTTGGTGGTTTAGCCTCTTTAGCGGGGATTAACTTAAATGCGGGCGGGGGAACCGATCAAACTACCTTGGCGATTGAAGTGCTAAAGTCTCGACAGTTTTTTAAAGAGTTTTTAGACAAGTACCAAATAAAAGCCGATTTAATGGCTGCGCAAGATTGGAACCCGGTAAGCGGAGAGTTGAGCTATAACCCAGAGGTTTATGATGCTCAAGCCAATCTATGGAAGCGTGAGGTTAAAGCCCCTAAACAAGCTGAGCCCTCTATGCAAGAGAGCCATAAAGTATTTGCTAAAGTGTTGAGTGTAACAACGAATAAAGAAACAGGTTTAGTGACTATTGCAGCAGAACACATTTCACCGAAGGTTGCACAGCAATGGGTAAATTGGCTGGTTAAAGATATTAACCAGGTAATGCAGCAACGAAGCCAGCAAGAGACATTAGCCAATATCAACTATTTAAAAGAGCAATTAGAAAAAACCTCTGTAGCGCAAATGCAAACAGTGTTTTACCAACTTATAGAAGAGCAAACTAAAACCTTAATGCTAGCAGAAGCCAATGATGACTTTGTATTTAAAATAGTTGATCCCGCAGTAGTAGCAGAGCAGAAAGTAAAACCTAAACGCGCACTTATTTGTATGTTGGGAACCTTACTGGGTGGGATGTTAGGAGTGATGATTGTGTTGGTTCGGCATTTTGCTAAAGGAGGCGATAATGCCGAGTAG
- a CDS encoding polysaccharide biosynthesis/export family protein, translating into MNLSPDQIQQLKSLPADQQAALAKQYGVDISQFSQSNSAPSQTNVDQQAQLPQKRDVQAEEQALADKNSAGETAELQRFGLDVFATQPTTFAPLNNIPVTDNYRLGPGDTLNVQLFGKENGTFEFKVNRHGSISFPELGPVNVSGLTFNQVRELITQQIQEKKIGVRSNITMGELRTVEVFVLGDAFQPGKYLVSSLSTITHALYASGGVNQQGSLRDIRLLRDGQLVSRFDLYDLLLSGNTSNDLQLRSGDVVFVGPLGDTVSVEGEVVRPAIYEINGEESIAGLIRTAGGYTTKAFKKSARLERITNEGLIDLVTLDLKSKTDLKMKLRNGDFLTIEQVDKRSPNYVSLKGNVARDGRYQWRKGLRVSDILPNLQRSLNNSSDLNYSLVIRKSSDRTISVLQINLEKAITEKHSADNILLKPEDEILVFTKYDLELFSEAFQIGSKEKDLLSADAAALNSKLENAEHLANQTIGQSEDGSNPQATSKVQEFGEDDLKRIAKIADISEGEVKKVLSSTREKLLAPILIMLQEQSNSGRELNIVEVFGEVKFPGVYPITNKNKVKDLIDAAGGLKNGAYALHSELTRTIVQDANADVTLLRLDLNDVLQGNPDQNLVLQARDRLNVLAIPNLRKQRTVSLQGEVRFPGTYVIKRGETLGDLINRAGGLTEYAHQDGAVFTREALRVREQMQIDSYAESIRQEVAKKSLRQSGPGSFSSTSSPSEQLDLIQEMSGTKALGRMVVDLPSILLADSSKDFMLEDQDMLYVPQYRNTVTIMGEVQISTSYLLDEQYSFKDYINFAGGAKKQADEDRVFVVRANGSVYKPESGFWFKNNKQPLQPGDTIVVPIDTDYRDALSTWTAVTQIMYQIGVAVNAINK; encoded by the coding sequence ATGAATCTTAGCCCAGATCAAATTCAGCAACTAAAAAGCCTACCTGCAGATCAACAAGCCGCTCTAGCTAAACAGTATGGCGTAGATATATCTCAATTTTCACAATCAAATTCAGCCCCCTCGCAAACTAATGTTGACCAGCAAGCACAGTTACCTCAAAAAAGAGATGTACAAGCCGAAGAGCAAGCATTGGCTGATAAAAATAGCGCTGGTGAGACTGCAGAATTACAACGTTTTGGTTTGGATGTTTTTGCTACTCAGCCAACAACTTTTGCCCCGCTTAATAATATCCCTGTAACCGACAACTACCGACTTGGCCCCGGTGATACGCTAAACGTGCAATTGTTCGGTAAAGAGAATGGCACTTTTGAGTTTAAGGTTAATCGCCATGGCAGTATTAGCTTTCCGGAATTGGGCCCAGTTAATGTTTCTGGATTAACATTTAACCAGGTTCGAGAACTTATTACTCAGCAAATACAAGAGAAAAAAATTGGTGTACGAAGCAATATCACTATGGGTGAGCTGCGTACAGTAGAAGTATTTGTATTAGGAGACGCATTTCAGCCAGGTAAGTATTTAGTTAGCTCGTTATCTACTATTACCCATGCTTTGTATGCCAGTGGTGGTGTAAACCAACAAGGTAGTTTACGAGATATTCGTTTGCTACGAGATGGCCAATTAGTTAGCCGTTTTGATTTGTATGATTTGCTGTTAAGTGGAAATACCAGCAACGACCTCCAGTTACGCAGCGGAGACGTAGTTTTTGTTGGCCCACTAGGCGATACCGTAAGTGTTGAAGGTGAAGTGGTTCGCCCTGCCATTTATGAGATTAATGGTGAAGAATCTATTGCTGGCTTAATACGAACTGCTGGCGGCTATACAACTAAAGCGTTTAAAAAATCCGCTAGATTAGAGCGAATTACTAACGAAGGCCTAATCGATCTAGTTACTTTGGATCTTAAATCCAAGACAGATCTAAAGATGAAACTACGAAATGGTGACTTTTTAACTATTGAGCAAGTAGATAAGCGTTCACCCAACTATGTATCTTTAAAAGGTAACGTAGCTAGAGACGGCAGATACCAATGGCGTAAAGGTTTGCGAGTTTCAGATATACTGCCCAATTTACAACGAAGCTTAAATAACAGTAGTGATCTAAATTATAGCTTGGTTATACGTAAGAGCAGCGACCGTACTATTTCTGTTCTTCAGATAAACCTAGAGAAAGCGATTACCGAAAAACACTCGGCCGACAATATCTTGCTTAAGCCAGAAGATGAAATTTTGGTATTCACTAAATATGATTTAGAGCTGTTTAGTGAAGCATTTCAAATTGGTTCTAAGGAAAAAGATTTACTCAGTGCCGATGCGGCAGCTTTAAACTCAAAGCTAGAAAATGCAGAGCACTTAGCTAATCAAACGATTGGTCAATCAGAAGACGGCAGTAACCCACAAGCTACATCAAAAGTGCAAGAGTTTGGTGAAGATGACTTAAAGCGCATTGCAAAAATTGCCGACATTTCGGAAGGCGAAGTTAAAAAAGTACTTTCATCAACACGAGAAAAGTTATTAGCGCCTATTCTCATTATGTTGCAAGAACAGTCTAATTCCGGACGCGAATTAAACATTGTAGAAGTGTTTGGCGAAGTTAAATTTCCAGGCGTTTACCCAATTACAAATAAGAACAAAGTTAAAGACCTAATTGATGCTGCGGGTGGTCTCAAAAATGGCGCTTATGCCCTTCATAGCGAATTAACTCGAACTATTGTTCAAGACGCTAACGCCGACGTTACCTTGCTACGTTTAGATCTAAATGATGTTTTACAAGGCAATCCAGACCAGAACTTGGTACTGCAAGCCAGAGATCGGCTTAATGTTCTTGCTATTCCTAACTTACGTAAGCAACGTACCGTGAGTTTACAAGGAGAAGTAAGGTTCCCTGGTACTTATGTTATTAAGCGCGGCGAAACCCTTGGCGATTTAATCAATAGGGCAGGCGGTTTAACCGAGTATGCCCACCAAGATGGTGCAGTATTCACCCGAGAAGCGCTTCGTGTGCGTGAGCAAATGCAAATAGATTCCTATGCAGAAAGTATTCGCCAAGAGGTCGCTAAAAAGAGCCTTCGTCAATCTGGTCCCGGTAGCTTTTCTTCCACTTCTAGCCCATCGGAGCAGTTAGACTTAATTCAAGAAATGAGTGGCACTAAAGCACTAGGTAGAATGGTTGTAGACCTCCCTTCTATCCTTTTAGCTGACTCATCGAAAGATTTCATGCTAGAAGATCAAGACATGCTCTACGTGCCTCAATACCGTAATACAGTAACGATTATGGGCGAGGTACAAATATCTACCTCTTACCTTCTCGACGAACAATACAGCTTTAAAGACTACATTAATTTTGCAGGCGGGGCTAAAAAGCAAGCCGACGAGGATAGAGTGTTTGTAGTGCGCGCTAATGGTTCTGTGTACAAGCCAGAATCTGGCTTTTGGTTTAAAAATAATAAGCAGCCATTGCAGCCAGGCGACACCATTGTTGTGCCAATTGACACCGATTACCGAGATGCGCTGAGCACTTGGACAGCAGTAACCCAAATTATGTATCAAATTGGTGTAGCGGTTAACGCCATCAATAAGTAA
- a CDS encoding outer membrane beta-barrel protein produces MVVSNRLKSSFSFLFFLLASASASAQANTYAGAIFSYTSTEYNIDGTSAESGRPLLFQAQIGHYFNDYVALEGRYGVSTGRSGGISVDGLASLLVKGNVPITDQTAIYALVGGSSAKLDQQNKGSSTETGMSFGLGAHYALGKQTALTLEYLNSLNTDKARIGGVNLAFQYRF; encoded by the coding sequence GTGGTAGTGTCGAATCGCTTGAAAAGTTCTTTCAGTTTTCTCTTCTTTCTATTAGCTAGCGCTAGCGCTAGCGCGCAAGCCAATACTTACGCTGGCGCAATCTTTTCTTATACATCAACCGAATATAACATTGACGGCACATCAGCAGAAAGTGGCCGCCCTCTATTGTTTCAAGCTCAAATAGGTCATTACTTTAACGACTACGTTGCCCTTGAAGGACGCTACGGTGTGTCGACTGGTCGATCTGGTGGTATATCAGTAGACGGATTAGCCTCGTTATTGGTAAAGGGTAATGTACCTATTACCGATCAAACGGCCATTTATGCACTTGTCGGTGGTTCTAGTGCCAAACTAGACCAGCAAAACAAAGGTAGTAGTACCGAAACAGGTATGAGCTTTGGCTTGGGGGCTCACTATGCCCTAGGTAAACAAACAGCACTTACCCTTGAATACTTAAATAGCTTGAATACCGATAAAGCAAGAATTGGTGGTGTAAACTTGGCCTTTCAATATCGCTTCTAA
- a CDS encoding DHH family phosphoesterase — translation MRHIDIFNGDADGIISLIQLRLNEPRDSILLTGVKRENQLMNDFEFQPDDQVTVLDISMEKNQEGLLRALDVGANVHYVDHHRPGEIPTHPNLLADINTDANVCTALLVDEKLKGKYHHWAIAAAYGDNLIAKADALCQQAQLSELQSKQLKELGTLVNYNGYGAALADLHYEPATLFKQLLEYTSPFEAVADSQSAYHQLKNAYQEDMNLANSIKAHYQSSIVKVTILPNAAWARRISGVFGNQQANQHPSLAHLVLTEIDSQTAVVSLRAPLAHKHGAGEICSKYKSGGGREAAAGINQLNIELLNQLISDIETYYS, via the coding sequence TTGCGACACATAGATATCTTTAACGGTGATGCTGACGGCATTATTTCTCTGATTCAGCTTCGTTTAAACGAGCCCCGAGACAGTATTTTGCTTACAGGGGTTAAGCGTGAAAATCAGTTGATGAACGATTTTGAGTTTCAGCCAGATGATCAAGTCACTGTTCTCGATATTTCTATGGAAAAAAACCAAGAGGGATTACTGCGAGCCTTAGATGTTGGTGCCAATGTGCATTATGTTGACCATCATCGTCCTGGTGAAATACCAACGCACCCAAATCTGCTAGCAGATATTAATACCGATGCGAATGTTTGTACTGCACTGTTGGTAGATGAGAAGCTAAAGGGAAAATATCACCATTGGGCAATTGCTGCTGCTTATGGTGATAACCTAATCGCGAAAGCTGATGCTTTGTGTCAGCAAGCTCAATTAAGTGAATTGCAAAGCAAACAGTTGAAAGAGCTAGGCACTTTAGTTAATTACAACGGGTATGGTGCTGCGCTAGCCGATCTTCATTATGAGCCTGCCACGCTATTTAAACAGTTGCTTGAATATACTTCCCCATTTGAAGCTGTTGCCGATAGCCAATCTGCCTATCATCAGCTAAAAAATGCTTATCAAGAAGATATGAATCTTGCCAACAGCATAAAAGCTCACTACCAAAGCTCCATTGTAAAAGTCACTATCTTACCTAACGCGGCTTGGGCTAGACGGATAAGTGGCGTTTTTGGTAATCAACAAGCAAACCAACACCCCTCACTGGCCCATTTGGTCTTAACTGAAATTGATAGTCAAACAGCAGTAGTTAGCTTGCGCGCTCCTCTTGCTCATAAACACGGCGCAGGGGAAATTTGTAGTAAGTATAAATCGGGCGGAGGGCGCGAAGCAGCAGCTGGGATAAACCAATTAAATATTGAACTACTTAACCAGCTCATTAGCGATATAGAAACGTACTATAGTTAG
- the cysC gene encoding adenylyl-sulfate kinase: protein MDKKSENVVWHNHSVNRELRTMKKGHKPCVLWFTGLSGSGKSTIANAVDYLLYQRGVHTYVLDGDNVRHGLNGDLGFSDTDRVENIRRIGEVAKLFVDAGLVVSTAFISPFKADRSLVRNQLSDGEFFEVFIDTPLEVCEQRDPKGLYKKARSGEIKNFTGISSAYEAPEKADVHVQTDGKSVEQCAEFVVNALISAGIVKA, encoded by the coding sequence ATGGATAAAAAGAGCGAGAATGTTGTTTGGCATAATCATAGTGTTAATCGAGAATTACGCACTATGAAAAAAGGCCACAAACCCTGCGTACTTTGGTTTACTGGTTTGAGTGGCTCGGGCAAGTCTACTATTGCTAACGCAGTTGATTACTTACTGTATCAACGTGGTGTTCATACTTATGTTCTGGATGGTGACAATGTTCGCCATGGGCTAAACGGTGATTTAGGTTTTTCAGACACTGACCGAGTAGAAAACATTCGCCGTATTGGTGAAGTAGCCAAGCTGTTTGTTGATGCTGGTTTAGTGGTCTCTACCGCTTTTATTTCCCCCTTTAAAGCGGATCGTTCTTTAGTTCGCAATCAACTTAGTGATGGTGAATTTTTTGAAGTGTTTATTGATACACCCTTAGAAGTGTGTGAGCAGCGTGATCCAAAAGGCTTGTACAAAAAGGCACGTAGCGGCGAGATTAAAAACTTCACCGGTATTAGCTCTGCCTACGAGGCGCCCGAAAAAGCAGATGTACACGTGCAAACCGATGGTAAGTCGGTCGAACAGTGTGCAGAGTTCGTGGTAAATGCACTTATTAGTGCTGGTATTGTTAAGGCTTAG
- a CDS encoding SLC13 family permease, with amino-acid sequence MSIQAILVLVIFIGTIASLIRYQQYPAKIFGGVMLLLFVLDLVSSEQLLASVSNQGLMTLVLLMLCSIALEKTRLLRVLAASIIKPSFRSTWLRLYSTTVLSSAALNNTAVVATLLAPIRNNPYHSASRLLLPLSYAAILGGTLTLIGTSTNLIVNSLLLESTGESLGFFDFTLIGLVAVVACGFTLAFFSRYLPDHKREENHYHRYFIDAKIQADSALIGKSVEENGLRHLESLFLVEIVRDGKLISPVAPTEVMQQSDRLIFSGDVTKVMQLNQFSGLQTFADSNGLLGSNLTEVVIRPESMLVGKSLKGAGFRARFDAAVVAIKRDGERVSGKLGEITLQAGDFLVLAVGADFKSRTNLSKNFIVVSGVEPDTRLNGASELIAIGGFVLAVGAAAIGLVSLFKAMVVLLGGLIFFRCLTPSQLVRRFPKEIWLIVASALALSQAMHNAGLVELLEGLFNGGLSGQWFMLSLVAVYLLTWIFTELVTNNAAAALMFPLAYGLANALGANPMTFVMTVAFAASASFVSPYGYQTNLMVYNAGRYSLRDFVKLGLPVALVYGLVVLILVPIVFPL; translated from the coding sequence ATGAGCATACAGGCCATATTGGTGCTAGTGATTTTTATTGGCACCATTGCGTCTTTAATTCGTTATCAGCAGTATCCTGCCAAAATATTTGGTGGGGTAATGCTACTGCTGTTCGTGCTTGATCTTGTTAGCAGCGAACAGCTGTTGGCTAGTGTATCGAACCAGGGTTTAATGACCTTAGTTCTGTTAATGTTATGCTCGATAGCCTTGGAAAAAACACGACTATTGCGAGTGCTGGCGGCCTCCATCATTAAACCATCGTTTCGCTCAACTTGGCTTCGATTGTATTCCACCACGGTGTTGTCTTCTGCTGCCTTAAATAATACTGCGGTAGTTGCCACCTTATTAGCACCAATTCGTAATAATCCTTATCACAGCGCTAGCCGCTTATTATTGCCCTTATCTTACGCGGCTATTTTGGGCGGAACGCTTACCTTAATTGGCACTTCTACCAACCTCATCGTAAACAGCTTGTTGCTTGAGAGCACTGGTGAAAGTTTGGGCTTTTTTGATTTCACTTTAATAGGCTTGGTTGCTGTGGTGGCTTGTGGTTTTACTTTGGCGTTTTTTTCACGCTATTTACCTGATCACAAGCGTGAAGAGAATCATTATCATCGCTACTTTATTGACGCCAAGATCCAAGCGGATTCAGCCTTAATTGGTAAGAGTGTTGAAGAAAACGGGCTACGCCACTTAGAGTCACTGTTCCTTGTAGAAATTGTTCGAGATGGAAAACTGATTAGCCCGGTAGCTCCCACCGAAGTGATGCAGCAAAGCGACCGGCTTATTTTTAGCGGCGACGTTACAAAAGTTATGCAACTCAATCAGTTCTCTGGACTACAAACCTTTGCAGATTCAAATGGCTTATTGGGCTCTAACCTTACCGAAGTAGTTATTCGCCCAGAAAGCATGTTAGTGGGGAAAAGCTTAAAAGGCGCCGGATTTCGTGCCCGATTTGATGCAGCGGTTGTGGCCATTAAGCGAGATGGTGAAAGAGTATCAGGGAAGCTAGGCGAAATAACCCTGCAGGCCGGAGACTTTTTAGTATTGGCTGTTGGCGCCGATTTTAAGTCGCGTACTAACCTAAGCAAAAACTTTATCGTGGTAAGTGGGGTTGAGCCCGATACCCGTCTAAATGGTGCTTCAGAGCTTATTGCAATTGGCGGCTTTGTTCTAGCCGTGGGTGCAGCAGCGATTGGCTTGGTTAGCCTATTTAAAGCAATGGTTGTGTTGTTAGGTGGTTTAATCTTTTTCAGGTGCTTAACACCCAGTCAATTAGTACGCCGTTTTCCTAAAGAAATTTGGTTAATAGTAGCCTCAGCTTTGGCCTTGTCGCAGGCCATGCATAATGCAGGTTTAGTGGAGTTACTCGAGGGCTTGTTTAACGGCGGCTTAAGTGGCCAATGGTTTATGCTGAGTTTAGTGGCAGTGTACCTACTAACTTGGATATTTACCGAGTTGGTTACCAACAACGCGGCGGCAGCCTTAATGTTTCCTTTAGCTTATGGCCTGGCTAACGCATTAGGAGCTAACCCGATGACCTTTGTTATGACGGTAGCTTTTGCAGCGAGTGCTAGCTTTGTAAGCCCCTATGGATATCAAACTAATTTAATGGTGTATAACGCCGGTCGCTATAGTTTACGAGACTTTGTTAAATTAGGTTTACCGGTAGCCTTGGTTTATGGCTTAGTGGTTTTAATATTGGTACCAATAGTTTTTCCTTTATAG